A section of the Salvelinus fontinalis isolate EN_2023a chromosome 33, ASM2944872v1, whole genome shotgun sequence genome encodes:
- the LOC129832111 gene encoding dual specificity protein phosphatase 14 isoform X1, which translates to MRQPGSCQCPFPMSFSQITQSLYLGGVDTVFKPTGLYSKNITLIVNATAEHPCPQYEGVECFQVPVLDQPHAPLACYFDAVAERIHNNHSGSTLVHCTAGRSRSPSLIMAYLMRYEGVSLRQAHEWVLKYRPHIRPNAGFWRQLMEYERRLYGKNTVRMAATSCGVLPEALDGQEAIYCVNG; encoded by the exons A TGAGACAGCCGGGCAGCTGTCAATGTCCATTCCCCATGTCATTCTCCCAGATCACACAGTCTTTGTATCTGGGTGGTGTGGACACAGTCTTCAAGCCCACCGGTCTCTACAGTAAGAACATAACTCTGATAGTCAACGCCACAGCAGAGCACCCCTGTCCTCAGTACGAGGGGGTGGAGTGTTTCCAGGTACCCGTACTGGACCAGCCTCACGCCCCCCTGGCCTGCTACTTCGATGCTGTTGCAGAACGTATCCATAACAACCACTCAGGTAGTACGCTGGTCCACTGCACTGCAGGCCGGAGCCGTTCTCCTAGCCTGATCATGGCTTACCTGATGAGGTATGAGGGAGTATCACTGCGCCAGGCCCATGAGTGGGTCCTGAAGTACAGACCTCATATCCGACCCAATGCTGGTTTCTGGAGGCAGCTGATGGAGTATGAGAGGAGGCTCTATGGGAAGAATACTGTGAGGATGGCTGCTACCTCCTGTGGTGTGCTGCCCGAGGCACTGGATGGACAAGAGGCTATTTACTGTGTGAATGGCTGA
- the LOC129832111 gene encoding dual specificity protein phosphatase 14 isoform X2, with product MSFSQITQSLYLGGVDTVFKPTGLYSKNITLIVNATAEHPCPQYEGVECFQVPVLDQPHAPLACYFDAVAERIHNNHSGSTLVHCTAGRSRSPSLIMAYLMRYEGVSLRQAHEWVLKYRPHIRPNAGFWRQLMEYERRLYGKNTVRMAATSCGVLPEALDGQEAIYCVNG from the coding sequence ATGTCATTCTCCCAGATCACACAGTCTTTGTATCTGGGTGGTGTGGACACAGTCTTCAAGCCCACCGGTCTCTACAGTAAGAACATAACTCTGATAGTCAACGCCACAGCAGAGCACCCCTGTCCTCAGTACGAGGGGGTGGAGTGTTTCCAGGTACCCGTACTGGACCAGCCTCACGCCCCCCTGGCCTGCTACTTCGATGCTGTTGCAGAACGTATCCATAACAACCACTCAGGTAGTACGCTGGTCCACTGCACTGCAGGCCGGAGCCGTTCTCCTAGCCTGATCATGGCTTACCTGATGAGGTATGAGGGAGTATCACTGCGCCAGGCCCATGAGTGGGTCCTGAAGTACAGACCTCATATCCGACCCAATGCTGGTTTCTGGAGGCAGCTGATGGAGTATGAGAGGAGGCTCTATGGGAAGAATACTGTGAGGATGGCTGCTACCTCCTGTGGTGTGCTGCCCGAGGCACTGGATGGACAAGAGGCTATTTACTGTGTGAATGGCTGA
- the LOC129832112 gene encoding DNA-directed RNA polymerase II subunit RPB4: MASGGGSTTTVGDIEEDASQLLFPKEFENAETLLNSEVHMLLEHRKQQNESAEDEQELSEVFMKTLNYTARFSRFKNRETIASVRSLLLQKKLHKFELASLANLCPEAAEEAKALIPSLEGRFEDEELQQILDDIQTKRSFQY, encoded by the exons ATGGCGTCCGGAGGCGGTTCAACAACAACTGTCGGAGATATTGAGGAGGACGCTTCTCAGTTACTTTTCCCCAAAG AGTTCGAGAACGCGGAGACACTTCTAAACTCCGAGGTACACATGCTTCTGGAGCATCGCAAGCAGCAGAACGAAAGTGCAGAGGACGAACAAGAGCTATCGGAGGTCTTCATGAAAACTCTGAATTATACTGCACGTTTCAGCCGGTTCAAAAACAGAGAAACTATAGCCAGTGTCCGCAG CTTGCTCTTGCAGAAGAAGCTGCATAAATTTGAGCTGGCCAGTTTGGCCAACCTGTGTCCAGAAGCAGCGGAGGAGGCCAAAGCCCTCATCCCTAG TCTGGAGGGGCGGTTTGAGGATGAGGAGCTGCAGCAGATCCTTGATGACATCCAGACCAAGAGAAGTTTCCAATACTGA